ACCTGATCGGAAACCTGCTTGGCGAACTGGATTTCGTGGGTGACGATCACCAGCGTCCAGCCCTCGACCGCCAGGTCTTTGATCACCGACAGCACCTCGCCGACCAGTTCGGGGTCCAGCGCCGACGTCGGCTCGTCGAACAGCACAACCTTCGGCTTCAGTGCCAGCGCCCGTGCGATGCCGACACGCTGCTGCTGCCCGCCGGACAGCTGGAACGGGTACTGGTCCTTCTTGGCGGCCAGTCCCACCTGATCGAGTAGCTCGATGGCCTCGGCCTCGACTTCTTCGCGCGGCCGCTTCTGCACGACGATCGGGCCCTCGGTGACGTTCTCCAGCACCGTCTTGTGCGGAAAGAGGTTGTGGGACTGGAATACGAAGCCGCTCTGCGCACGATACTTCCGCAGCTGATCCTTGGCGACCGGCTTGGAGAAGTCGATCTCGACATCACCGACGCGGATCACCCCTTCATCCGGCACGTCGAGCGCGTTGAGTGCACGCAGCAGCGTCGTCTTCCCCGAACCGGACGGCCCGATGATCGTCGTCGCAGTGCCCTGTGCCACCTCGAACGAGACGCCGTTGAGAACCTTGAAGTCTCCGAAGGCTTTCCGCACTCCTTCGGCTTTGACGCGATATTCGGTCATCTGGCCACGTACCTTTCCAGCCGGCGCTCGTATCTGTTCTGTGCGAACGAGAGCACCAGGCAGATGATCCAGTAGTACAGCGCCGCAGTGCCGTAGAGCGCGAAGAACTCGAAGGTCGGAGCCGCGACGTTCTGGGCGGTTCGAAACAGTTCGGTCACCAGAATGGTCGATGCCAGCGAGGTGTCCTTCACCAGCGAGATCAACGTGTTCGACAGTGGCGGCACCGCGACGCGGGTGGCCTGCGGCAGGATGATGCGCCGCAGCGCGCCAACGTAATCGAGGCCGATGGTTTCCGCTGCCTCCCACTGCCCCTTCGGGATCGACAGGATCGCCGACCGGATGATCTCCGCGGCGTAGCCGCCGACGTTGAGCGAGAACGCGATGATCGCGGCGAGGAACGGCGCGATCCGCACACCGATCTGCGGCAGCGCGTAGAACACGATGAACAACTGCACCAGCAGTGGGGTGCCGCGGATGATCGAGATGTAGAACCGCGCGATGCCCGAGATCACGAGGTTCGACGACAACCGTGCCAGCGCGACGACAAGCGCGATGACGAGACCGATCGCGAAGCTGATGATCGTCAGTGGAATCGTCTTCTCGATGGCGGCCCGCGCCAGCGGCCAGAGGTTGTCGAGGATCAGCTG
The nucleotide sequence above comes from Mycolicibacterium moriokaense. Encoded proteins:
- a CDS encoding amino acid ABC transporter ATP-binding protein; its protein translation is MTEYRVKAEGVRKAFGDFKVLNGVSFEVAQGTATTIIGPSGSGKTTLLRALNALDVPDEGVIRVGDVEIDFSKPVAKDQLRKYRAQSGFVFQSHNLFPHKTVLENVTEGPIVVQKRPREEVEAEAIELLDQVGLAAKKDQYPFQLSGGQQQRVGIARALALKPKVVLFDEPTSALDPELVGEVLSVIKDLAVEGWTLVIVTHEIQFAKQVSDQVLFTDHGIILEKGPPSEVIGNPKEERTRQFLERILNPL